One Ignavibacteria bacterium genomic region harbors:
- the asnB gene encoding asparagine synthase B codes for MCGIAVIIGEKNKDRLKEMMQKMKHRGPDEKGTFFKNDISFGHLRLSIIDLNTGKQPIFNESGDKCIVMNGEIYNFKKLYDVLKEDHTFSTKTDTEVIIHLYEEYGENCVDYLEGMFCFAIYDNGKVFIARDRIGIKPLYFGYVNGKMHFASEIKALKGCDSIDIFPPGNTYSSIEGFKQYYSLPQLNKSDECHNEDELTKKIKQELTAAVEKRMVSDVPVGVFLSGGLDSSIIVYLMKKYNPDLHTFSAGFKNSPDLIAARKVADYLGTKHYEYIYDLDDMLEVLTDVIYYLESFDAPLVRSSIPGYMVSKLASKYVKVILTGEGADELFSGYHYLKEFDVDHINAELLRITANLHNSNLQRTDRMTMAHSIEGRVPFLDPNFVKLAFNIPPVQKIPDENNIGKVLLRKAFEGCLPEEILWRTKAKFSEGAGSSDSIKEYIEDKITENDFFNERANSNVAIRSKEELFYYRIYKSYYDYVDVVKVLGRTRDFN; via the coding sequence AATTGCAGTAATTATAGGTGAGAAGAACAAGGATCGATTGAAGGAAATGATGCAAAAAATGAAACACCGCGGACCAGATGAGAAGGGTACTTTCTTCAAAAATGATATTTCGTTTGGACATTTAAGACTTTCGATAATTGACCTGAATACGGGTAAACAGCCAATCTTCAATGAATCGGGTGATAAATGTATTGTTATGAACGGAGAGATATACAACTTCAAAAAGTTATATGATGTGTTGAAGGAAGATCACACTTTCAGTACAAAAACTGATACAGAGGTAATCATTCACCTTTACGAAGAATACGGTGAAAATTGTGTTGACTATCTTGAAGGAATGTTTTGTTTTGCAATTTATGATAACGGTAAAGTATTCATAGCAAGAGACAGAATAGGAATCAAACCATTATATTTCGGTTACGTGAACGGTAAAATGCATTTTGCGTCAGAAATCAAAGCCTTAAAAGGTTGTGATAGCATTGATATATTTCCACCAGGGAATACATATTCATCAATTGAAGGATTTAAACAATATTATTCTCTGCCTCAATTAAATAAAAGCGATGAATGCCATAATGAAGATGAACTTACAAAGAAAATTAAACAGGAATTGACTGCAGCTGTTGAAAAAAGGATGGTTTCAGATGTACCGGTTGGTGTTTTTCTAAGCGGTGGACTTGACAGCAGTATTATTGTTTACTTGATGAAGAAGTACAATCCTGACTTGCATACTTTTTCGGCAGGATTTAAAAACTCTCCTGACTTAATAGCAGCAAGGAAAGTTGCCGACTATCTCGGAACAAAGCATTATGAGTATATTTACGACCTCGATGATATGCTTGAAGTTCTAACAGATGTTATATATTACCTGGAATCATTTGATGCGCCGTTAGTAAGGAGTTCTATCCCGGGTTATATGGTTTCAAAATTAGCATCGAAATACGTAAAGGTAATACTAACGGGAGAAGGAGCTGATGAACTTTTCAGCGGATATCATTATTTAAAAGAGTTTGACGTAGATCATATAAATGCTGAACTATTACGAATAACAGCAAATCTTCATAACAGCAATCTTCAGAGAACAGACAGAATGACGATGGCGCATTCAATAGAAGGAAGAGTACCATTTCTTGACCCTAACTTTGTAAAACTTGCTTTTAATATTCCTCCTGTGCAAAAAATTCCGGATGAAAACAATATTGGCAAAGTGCTGTTAAGAAAAGCATTTGAGGGATGCTTGCCAGAAGAAATATTATGGCGAACGAAAGCGAAGTTCTCCGAGGGTGCGGGTTCATCTGATTCGATTAAAGAATATATTGAGGACAAGATAACCGAAAATGATTTCTTTAATGAAAGGGCAAACAGCAATGTTGCTATAAGGTCGAAAGAGGAGCTTTTCTATTACAGAATTTATAAATCCTATTACGATTATGTGGATGTCGTAAAAGTCCTTGGAAGAACAAGAGATTTCAACTAA
- a CDS encoding indolepyruvate oxidoreductase subunit beta → MKKDIILAGVGGQGILSIASIIGVAAVNLGLYVKQAEVHGMSQRGGDVQSHLRLSSKEIFSDLIPFGKADMIISVEPMESLRYLPYLSKDGWIITNAKPFVNIKNYPPIENVIKELETHRNQISLDADKIARESGSLKSANMVILGAASPFIDIAYEKLQEAIKFVFGRKGDDVVNVNLKALKAGRDVADKIN, encoded by the coding sequence ATGAAGAAAGATATTATTTTAGCGGGTGTAGGCGGACAGGGAATACTCTCTATAGCATCTATAATCGGTGTAGCCGCTGTAAACCTTGGTTTGTACGTTAAGCAGGCAGAAGTGCACGGGATGAGTCAGAGAGGCGGCGACGTGCAATCTCATCTTAGGTTATCGAGCAAGGAGATATTTTCCGACCTTATACCGTTCGGAAAAGCAGATATGATTATTTCCGTTGAGCCAATGGAATCTTTGAGGTATCTCCCTTACCTGTCAAAAGATGGTTGGATAATTACAAATGCAAAACCATTTGTGAACATAAAGAATTATCCTCCGATAGAGAATGTAATAAAAGAACTTGAAACTCATCGAAACCAAATATCTCTCGATGCGGACAAAATAGCGCGTGAATCAGGGTCGCTGAAATCAGCAAACATGGTAATTCTTGGTGCCGCATCTCCGTTCATTGATATCGCTTATGAAAAGCTTCAAGAAGCTATCAAGTTTGTATTCGGGCGAAAAGGTGATGATGTAGTAAACGTAAATTTGAAAGCTTTAAAAGCAGGCCGTGATGTTGCGGATAAAATAAATTAA
- a CDS encoding transposase — MTRTRIYFFYQVIKLTGTVTSTLYKDNLRRTKFYDEENDRAFIFLSNNHALPALTIAKLYKERWMIELFFKWIKQHLRINAFMVKAKMKSKLKFGLQYQCM; from the coding sequence TTGACAAGAACGAGAATATACTTTTTTTATCAGGTAATAAAATTAACGGGTACAGTAACTTCCACACTATACAAAGATAATTTAAGAAGAACAAAATTCTATGATGAAGAAAACGACAGAGCATTTATTTTCCTGTCAAATAACCATGCTTTACCTGCATTAACAATTGCAAAATTATATAAGGAAAGATGGATGATAGAATTATTTTTTAAATGGATAAAACAACATCTTAGGATAAATGCATTTATGGTCAAAGCGAAAATGAAATCAAAACTCAAATTTGGTCTGCAATATCAGTGCATGTGA
- a CDS encoding thiamine pyrophosphate-dependent enzyme, which yields MQKKVLLGDEAIAQAAIDAGISGIYAYPGTPSTEITEYIQQSKDAKAKGIRSAWSANEKTAMEAALGMSYAGKRSMVCMKHVGLNVAADPFVNSAITGANGGMIVVSADDPSMHSSQNEQDSRALAKFALIPVLEPANQQEAYDLVHYGFEMSEKYKIPVMVRITTRLAHSRAGVALKEKREQNKINIPKNPVQFVLLPANARKQYKVLLENQKHFVNESETSGNNRYFDGKDKSLGVIASGIGYNYLMENYDGDCPYPVLKISQYPLPYILVNKIAKECKELLILEDGFPMIEEMLRGFLDNSLKIKGRISGEIPRDGELNPNIVARALGLTDTVGNDIPALVSPRPPSLCAGCPHIDSYLDLNAVLEEYTPGRVFADIGCYTLGALPPYNSINSCVDMGASITMAKGASDAGLRPAVAVIGDSTFTHSGMTGLLDCVNDNTPVTVFILDNATTGMTGGQVSSASGHIEEICKGLGVEEDHIHILNPMKRYHEQNMKVIEKELEYEGVSVIIPRRECIQTIGKHKKEKTGGDKPK from the coding sequence ATGCAGAAAAAGGTTCTATTAGGAGATGAAGCGATAGCGCAAGCTGCTATTGATGCGGGCATCAGCGGAATATATGCTTATCCGGGGACGCCCTCAACTGAAATTACAGAATACATTCAGCAATCAAAAGATGCTAAAGCGAAGGGAATTCGTTCAGCCTGGTCGGCAAATGAAAAAACTGCGATGGAGGCAGCACTTGGGATGAGTTATGCGGGAAAACGTTCGATGGTTTGCATGAAACATGTTGGTTTGAATGTAGCTGCCGATCCCTTTGTAAATTCAGCTATTACAGGTGCTAACGGCGGAATGATTGTAGTGTCTGCGGATGACCCGTCGATGCATTCCTCACAGAATGAGCAGGACTCAAGGGCTTTAGCAAAATTCGCTTTGATACCCGTGCTGGAGCCTGCGAATCAGCAGGAGGCATACGATTTGGTTCATTACGGTTTTGAAATGTCGGAAAAATACAAGATTCCGGTAATGGTCAGGATAACGACGAGACTTGCACATTCGAGGGCGGGAGTGGCTTTAAAAGAGAAGAGAGAACAGAATAAAATTAATATTCCTAAGAACCCGGTTCAATTTGTACTGCTGCCGGCAAATGCGAGGAAGCAATACAAAGTATTACTGGAGAATCAGAAACATTTTGTGAATGAATCAGAAACTAGCGGTAATAACAGATACTTTGACGGTAAAGACAAGAGTCTGGGAGTAATCGCAAGTGGAATTGGGTATAACTATCTGATGGAAAACTATGATGGTGATTGTCCTTATCCGGTACTTAAAATTTCACAATATCCATTACCTTACATTCTTGTTAACAAGATTGCTAAAGAATGTAAAGAACTTCTGATACTTGAAGATGGATTTCCGATGATAGAAGAAATGCTAAGGGGATTTCTTGATAATTCACTTAAGATAAAGGGTAGAATAAGCGGCGAAATACCTCGGGACGGCGAACTTAATCCGAACATTGTTGCAAGAGCACTCGGGCTTACGGATACAGTCGGGAATGATATACCTGCACTCGTATCTCCAAGACCGCCCTCATTATGTGCAGGTTGTCCTCATATAGATTCATATCTTGATTTGAATGCAGTTCTCGAGGAGTATACACCGGGAAGGGTTTTTGCAGACATAGGATGTTATACTTTAGGTGCATTACCTCCTTATAATTCAATTAATTCTTGCGTTGATATGGGAGCATCAATAACAATGGCAAAAGGTGCATCGGATGCCGGTTTAAGACCCGCAGTTGCTGTAATAGGCGACTCGACGTTTACGCACAGCGGAATGACGGGCTTACTGGATTGTGTAAACGACAATACACCGGTTACCGTATTTATTCTTGATAATGCAACGACGGGAATGACGGGAGGACAGGTGTCATCAGCTTCGGGACATATAGAGGAAATTTGCAAGGGACTTGGCGTTGAGGAAGATCATATACATATTCTTAATCCTATGAAGAGATATCACGAACAAAATATGAAAGTAATTGAGAAAGAACTGGAATATGAAGGAGTATCGGTGATTATTCCAAGAAGGGAATGCATACAGACGATAGGCAAGCATAAGAAAGAAAAAACAGGTGGAGACAAGCCAAAGTAG